The DNA sequence GGGATCGGGCTATCCGTTCCAATGTGCTCGCTCCGCTCCGCGCATTCCACTGCTATCCCTGGCTGATTAGACTTGTTCTGCTGGGTCAGTTTGGTGGGAAAATTGATGCATTATCGACCACGCGAAGCCTTTTTTTAGGAGCCTAGCCGTAGCTAAGCGACTTAAAAAAGGCACAGTGTGGGAAGATAAGGCGCGATTTACCCCCGAAATGATCCCAGCAGAACAAGTCTATGAATGGCCAGTGGATCACTCCGTAAATTCTAACAAGCACTTATGGTGTAGTCCACTAGCGATGTGGAAGGGTGGCACCAGCCAGACAGCGAGCCCGATTAAATCGGGAGAGCTGCCCGATCCGCCTGGTGGCGGAGAGCCCTGCAACGTAGCGACCGCCATCTTCAGCGGCGGTAGGGGCCAAAAGAAAATACTTCGATCTCTTATTTTTGGACGGTTCCTTACCCGGTTCCGAAAAAGAGGCATAAATTAGCGACCACAATAAAAGCCGAACCAAACCATGCGTACCGTACTTGATCGTTTTGTAGATTATGTAAAAATTGACACCCAATCAGACCCCGATTCTCCTACCCAACCCAGCACCATGAAGCAGCTGGATCTGGCCAGAATACTCGTTCAAGAGCTCATCCAGATGGGGCTTGGTGACGCTCACCTGGATGAACACGGTTACGTATACGCCACCCTACCCAGCAATGTGGAACACGAGGTGCCCGTTATTTGCTTTTGCAGCCACATGGACACCTCTCCCGACAGCAGTGGTAAAGACGTAAAGCCGCTGGTGCATCGCAACTACGATGGTAGTGACATTGTATTACCTGATGATCCCGAAGTGGTTATCCGGATGGCCGAACATCCTGACTTGGCGGAGCAGATCGGCAACGATATCGTCACGGCCAGTGGAACCACCCTCCTGGGAGCCGACAATAAAGCCGGAGTAGCTGAAATCATGACAGCGATAGATCACTTGATCAACCATCCTGAGATTCCGCACGGCACCATCAGGGTACTATTTACCCCCGACGAAGAGATTGGGCGAGGAGTAGATAAAGTAGACATTGCAAAACTGGGCGCAGATTTCGGGTACACCGTAGATGGTGAGAAGCGCGGCTCCATGGAAGATGAAACATTTTCTGCCGACGGTGCCACTGTGGTCATCAAAGGCACCAGTGCCCACCCTGGCTTTGCCAAAGGAAAAATGGTAAGTGCCCTGAAAGTAGCAGCAGCCTTCGTGGAAGCGCTCCCCAAAGACCGCCTCACCCCAGAATCTACCAGCGACAAAGAAGGCTTCATACATCCAGTACAAATGAGCGGTGGTGTAGAAGAAACGACGATCCGCTTTATTGTACGTGATTTTGACACCGCCAAACTGGCTGAACACGAAGCCGAGATGCAAACCGTTCTGGAGGCTACCCTGGCTAAATTTCCCGGCGCAACCGGTGAAATTATTGTACAGGAACAGTACCGCAATATGAAAGAAATTTTGGATCAGTACCCCGATGTAGTAGCCAAAGCCGAAGAAGCCATCCGCCGCGCAGGAATGCCCGTGTTGAAACGCTCCATCCGCGGCGGCACCGATGGTTCACGACTCAGTTTTATGGGTCTTCCCTGCCCTAATATTTTTGCTGGTGAGCACGCTTTCCACTCCAAGCAAGAATGGGTGACCGTGCAGGACATGGAAAAGGCGACGGAGGTGCTGGTGCATTTGGCCGCTTTGTGGGCAGAGTAAAAGCAATTCGCATTTCTCGGTAAATTATTGTTTATTTTTTTTCAGTATCAAACAAAAAAACACTACATTTGACTTCTCCACAGGATTGAGTGACTTCGATTTCTGTACTATCAAAGGAATTACCCCTATTTGGTCAATAGGTGAAATCAGCGGTTTTATTATGCGTGTTGTTGGCTGCTCTGGTGTTCAGAGCAGGTATAAACGCACGTCCCTTAGGATCGTAAGACCAGGGGACGGACTCGGCGGTCCGGCAGCTGGGTGGGTCCCTCCCACTTGCGGGAACTATGCCCCAGCCCAAAGCTTTCTGCTTTCTCCAAGCGACTTACTTCACCATTAGATTTTCCGGCTATGCCCACCGACTTCAACCTCTCCTCTTATTCCAGAATTATGATCACTGGCTGCTGCGGGTCAGGGAAGTCCACCTTGAGTAGATCATTAGGCCAACTTACGCAACTGCCACTCATCCACTTGGATCAGGAATACTGGCAAGCTGGCTGGATAGAACCAAGCGATGAAGAATGGCGGTCGCAAGTAGCCAGTTTAGTAACACAAGACAAATGGATCATGGATGGCAACTACAGTGGTACCTGGGATTTGCGGCTGCCCCGTGCCGAGCTCGTCATATATCTCCGTTACCCACTACTTTTGGTGCTCTATCGTGCCCTCAAACGAGTCATCACCAACTACGGAAAAGTGCGCGACGATATGGCCCCTGGTTGCCCCGAACGATTCAGCCTTGAATTTTTCCATTTGATCCTCGTTTGTCATTTTCGCAGTAGCTACGCACATTTACGCAAACTGCAAAAACTGGAGCCGTGGCAGACCTTACTGATCTTTCGCTCTCCTAAAGCATTGAATCAGTGGATAAGTGATTGCAAGGGATCGCCAGCATAGGAACTAATTGTGTATTGGTACAGTTATCCTAGCTAAGGGCACCGAAAAGTGTGGTAGTTGTTTATCTTTGCGCCCTCAAAACAAGCGTTGACTTATGGCTAACATTATTCAGATTATCCAGGACAAGGTCAGTGAAGCGGTACATTCGCTTTATCAAACCGATTTTCCCGCAGCTCAAGTACCCATCAGTACTACTCGCAAGGAGTTTGCTGGCGACTACACAGTGGTGGTCTTTCCTTTCACCAAAGCGGCTCGCAAAGGGCCTGAAGCTATCGCTCAAGAACTAGGAGCCTATCTGAAACAAGAAGTAGCCGAAATTGCTGACTTTAATGTGGTAAAAGGTTTTTTGAACCTGGTAGTTAAAGACGACTACTGGAAAACCTTTTTGTTGGAGATTGCGGGGCAGACCGATTACGGCAAACAAGCTCCTAATGGCCAAAAAGTATTGGTAGAGTTTTCCTCTCCCAACACCAACAAGCCTTTACACCTCGGTCACGTTAGAAACATCCTCTTGGGTTGGTCGACAGCGCAAATCCTTGAAGCGGTGGGTTACGAGGTCAAAAAAATCCAGATCATCAACGACCGGGGGATAGCCATTTGTAAAAGCATGCTGGCCTGGCAGAAATATGGGAAAGACACGACTCCTATTTCTACCACTACCAAGCCTGACCATTTTGTGGGCAAATTCTACGTCTTGTTTGAACAACATTTCCGGGAAGAATACAAGGCGTGGCAACAATCACCGGAAGGCCAAGCCGTTTTTGCCGACAAGGCTAAAAAAGAGGAAACCGCTGACGACTTTTTCAAGCGGTACAAGAATACCTACTTCAACGATTACAGCCAACTCGGTAAAGAAGCACGGGAACTCCTACTGGCCTGGGAAGCAGGTGATGACTATGCGGTAGACCTTTGGAAGAAAATGAACAATTGGGTATACGCTGGTTTTGACGTTACTTACCAAAAGCTGGGCGTCAACTTTGACAAGCTCTACTACGAGTCCAACACCTATTTACTAGGTAAGGAGATGGTCGACAAGGGCCTTGAAAACAAAGTATTCTATACCTGTGATGATGGCTCGGTAGAAGCCGACCTGAGTGATGCCAAACTCGACAAGAAGAAGATCTTACGGAGTGATGGCACCTCACTTTACGTCACCCAGGATTTGGGCACTGCTCACCAGCGGTACCTTGATTTTGGTGCCGATAAGATGGTCTATGTCGTTGCCGATGAGCAAAACTACCACTTTCAGGTATTGTTTGAATTGTTAAAGCGGTTGGAAGAACCGTACGCTGATGGTCTTTACCATTTATCCTATGGCATGGTTGATTTGCCAGAAGGCAAAATGA is a window from the Lewinella sp. LCG006 genome containing:
- the pepT gene encoding peptidase T — its product is MRTVLDRFVDYVKIDTQSDPDSPTQPSTMKQLDLARILVQELIQMGLGDAHLDEHGYVYATLPSNVEHEVPVICFCSHMDTSPDSSGKDVKPLVHRNYDGSDIVLPDDPEVVIRMAEHPDLAEQIGNDIVTASGTTLLGADNKAGVAEIMTAIDHLINHPEIPHGTIRVLFTPDEEIGRGVDKVDIAKLGADFGYTVDGEKRGSMEDETFSADGATVVIKGTSAHPGFAKGKMVSALKVAAAFVEALPKDRLTPESTSDKEGFIHPVQMSGGVEETTIRFIVRDFDTAKLAEHEAEMQTVLEATLAKFPGATGEIIVQEQYRNMKEILDQYPDVVAKAEEAIRRAGMPVLKRSIRGGTDGSRLSFMGLPCPNIFAGEHAFHSKQEWVTVQDMEKATEVLVHLAALWAE
- the argS gene encoding arginine--tRNA ligase — protein: MANIIQIIQDKVSEAVHSLYQTDFPAAQVPISTTRKEFAGDYTVVVFPFTKAARKGPEAIAQELGAYLKQEVAEIADFNVVKGFLNLVVKDDYWKTFLLEIAGQTDYGKQAPNGQKVLVEFSSPNTNKPLHLGHVRNILLGWSTAQILEAVGYEVKKIQIINDRGIAICKSMLAWQKYGKDTTPISTTTKPDHFVGKFYVLFEQHFREEYKAWQQSPEGQAVFADKAKKEETADDFFKRYKNTYFNDYSQLGKEARELLLAWEAGDDYAVDLWKKMNNWVYAGFDVTYQKLGVNFDKLYYESNTYLLGKEMVDKGLENKVFYTCDDGSVEADLSDAKLDKKKILRSDGTSLYVTQDLGTAHQRYLDFGADKMVYVVADEQNYHFQVLFELLKRLEEPYADGLYHLSYGMVDLPEGKMKSREGTVVDADDLIDEVVAEVRDNSQERDTLSDLSPEEQELVMHQVGLAALKFFITKVHPKKRMIFDPKESVDLQGQTGPYIQNAFVRIKSVLRKWEGAAASKANSYTQLEVEEKELILQLFTFPDVIQEAAKEYDPSTIAQYAYNLAKSYHKFYHDHSILKAESDEARDFRLALSEAVANSLEFSMKLLGIEMPARM